In the genome of Dermacentor silvarum isolate Dsil-2018 chromosome 1, BIME_Dsil_1.4, whole genome shotgun sequence, one region contains:
- the LOC119455848 gene encoding 60S ribosomal protein L21-like — MVNTKGYRRGTRYLFARGFRKHGVEHLSTYLRVFKRGEYVDIKGNGAFQKGMPHKFYHGKTGRVYNVTPRALGVTVNKRVRHRIIPKRINVRVEHVKHSKCRQDFLERAKNNGQTYLKSISAP, encoded by the coding sequence ATGGTGAACACCAAGGGTTACCGGAGAGGAACGAGGTACCTCTTTGCGAGGGGCTTTAGGAAGCATGGTGTGGAGCACCTGTCCACATACCTGCGGGTTTTCAAGAGGGGAGAGTACGTTGACATCAAGGGCAATGGAGCCTTCCAAAAAGGCATGCCACACAAGTTCTACCATGGAAAAACTGGCCGGGTCTACAACGTGACACCTCGTGCACTTGGTGTTACCGTCAACAAGCGTGTCAGGCATCGCATCATCCCCAAGCGCATCAATGTGCGTGTCGAGCATGTGAAGCACTCCAAGTGCCGGCAAGACTTTCTGGAGAGAGCCAAGAACAACGGCCAAACTTATCTAAAATCGATATCAGCACCTTGA